A section of the Alkalihalobacillus sp. LMS39 genome encodes:
- a CDS encoding GTP-binding protein, which yields MSSKRIPVYLLTGFLGSGKTTVLLRMLEEMKQNGKKPAVILNELGEVNVEKSLFGQQSVMELLNGCICCTIQDDLKNELSAFLETQPDIDMIIIEGTGIANPKEVVEALTHPVLFEKVELYSIISLVDASKYLEYQSLFSSSKEIRTILKQQVSSCSLLVLNKLDLINEKLKTKVRKKLSETVEENKIIETSHGEVPLEELLKKRMESVTVSARHDHHHHHHHHDTPLFQALKIEDIPVVNKTLFEKWLKSLPNEVIRAKGVIDIEKQGRFSFQYSSGQFQLHGNEVHDEETCIIIIGPSLHVTDIQQSFQHQFSKLQY from the coding sequence ATGTCTAGTAAACGAATTCCTGTCTATTTATTAACTGGTTTCTTAGGAAGTGGAAAAACAACAGTATTGCTCCGTATGTTAGAGGAAATGAAACAAAACGGAAAAAAACCAGCTGTCATTTTAAATGAGCTTGGAGAAGTGAATGTTGAAAAAAGTTTGTTTGGTCAACAATCTGTTATGGAACTATTAAATGGATGTATTTGTTGTACGATTCAAGATGATTTAAAAAATGAGCTTTCCGCATTTCTTGAGACCCAGCCTGATATAGATATGATTATTATCGAAGGAACAGGAATTGCAAATCCGAAAGAAGTAGTCGAGGCTTTAACGCATCCTGTTTTATTTGAAAAAGTGGAGCTATACTCGATTATAAGTCTTGTAGATGCGAGTAAATATTTAGAATATCAAAGCTTATTTTCAAGTTCTAAAGAAATACGAACAATATTAAAACAACAAGTATCATCATGCTCGTTACTTGTCTTAAATAAGCTGGATCTCATAAATGAAAAACTAAAAACAAAGGTTCGTAAAAAACTTTCAGAAACAGTAGAAGAGAACAAAATAATTGAAACATCACATGGGGAAGTTCCGCTGGAGGAATTACTAAAAAAAAGAATGGAAAGTGTAACGGTGTCTGCGCGACACGACCATCACCACCATCACCATCATCATGATACACCGTTGTTTCAAGCTTTAAAAATAGAAGATATTCCAGTGGTGAACAAGACTCTTTTTGAAAAGTGGTTAAAATCATTACCTAACGAAGTTATTAGGGCAAAAGGTGTCATCGATATTGAAAAACAAGGACGATTCTCGTTTCAATATTCCTCTGGACAATTTCAACTCCATGGAAATGAAGTACATGACGAAGAAACGTGTATCATTATTATTGGACCATCTTTACATGTAACGGACATTCAACAGTCATTTCAACATCAATTTTCAAAATTACAGTATTAA
- the mciZ gene encoding Z-ring formation inhibitor MciZ: MKVYVTTNGVTIVGKAWQVQTILKQYAKQYETIEQWKTAISPKQH; this comes from the coding sequence GTGAAAGTTTATGTCACGACAAACGGAGTTACGATTGTTGGTAAAGCTTGGCAAGTACAAACGATATTAAAACAATACGCTAAGCAATATGAAACGATTGAACAATGGAAAACTGCGATTTCACCAAAGCAACATTAA
- a CDS encoding TlpA disulfide reductase family protein, whose product MNTRKLVSGIVLIIAFLFIGYSVYTNVISDKVGTDKGNVAPDFTAERWPAELGPGALSDYKGNIVVLNFWASWCEPCRDEMPELMAFQDDFQDAGIEVVGVNMTRTERRKVDGEEFLEEMNITFPSFFDYEGEIFKAYQPQFFPTTYILNEDLLIEAVIRGELDYEMLEHVVTPLLSE is encoded by the coding sequence TTGAATACTCGTAAATTAGTAAGTGGTATTGTTTTAATCATAGCGTTTCTTTTCATTGGTTATTCTGTGTATACAAATGTGATTTCGGATAAAGTTGGTACGGATAAAGGAAATGTCGCCCCTGATTTTACGGCAGAGCGTTGGCCAGCTGAATTAGGTCCCGGTGCCTTGTCCGACTATAAAGGGAATATCGTTGTGTTAAATTTTTGGGCATCATGGTGTGAGCCTTGTCGAGATGAGATGCCAGAGTTAATGGCGTTTCAAGATGATTTTCAAGATGCAGGAATAGAAGTCGTTGGAGTCAATATGACGAGAACAGAAAGAAGAAAAGTAGATGGGGAAGAGTTTTTGGAAGAAATGAACATTACGTTCCCTTCTTTTTTTGATTATGAAGGTGAGATTTTTAAAGCATATCAACCACAATTTTTTCCAACTACTTATATTCTTAATGAAGATTTATTAATCGAAGCGGTTATTCGAGGGGAACTTGACTACGAAATGCTTGAGCATGTTGTTACACCGCTTTTAAGCGAATAG
- a CDS encoding DUF3866 family protein, whose amino-acid sequence MYKEVSTKVTEIIFEDEKIQLVKTTDGAGKAILYLDFLQRVFVNDTITINITATALGLGTGGWDIVTNVEGQKNIEIQGEGHIMKARYMPSQHTVLSVEAQESPYHSLFEQSFQLKGDYILLAELHSMLPIIYSMVKILSQSVSMAIIISDEAAIPLRISEHIRILQQDSQVYTITCGQAFGGDYEAVNIQTALQFAKQQLQTDFVVISLGPGVVGTGTKYGFSGMALAEWANIIGALKGTPVWIPRISFADKRNRHKGISHHTLTPLFEFTYAKSIVPIPNFQNEWDTILDEQIQTNYADHVTFEKHPITKVESLLKQGVTSYPLELSTMGRTIETDFAFFLSVASAAYWLLEKKRIV is encoded by the coding sequence ATGTATAAAGAGGTGTCAACAAAAGTAACAGAAATTATATTTGAAGATGAGAAAATTCAACTCGTCAAAACAACGGATGGCGCGGGGAAGGCGATTTTGTATTTAGACTTTTTACAGAGAGTGTTCGTCAATGATACGATAACAATTAACATTACCGCTACCGCGCTCGGGCTTGGTACTGGTGGTTGGGATATTGTCACAAATGTAGAAGGACAAAAAAATATCGAGATTCAAGGTGAAGGACATATTATGAAAGCAAGGTATATGCCTTCTCAACATACGGTATTATCAGTAGAAGCACAAGAAAGTCCTTACCATTCATTATTTGAACAATCTTTTCAGCTTAAGGGCGATTATATTTTATTAGCTGAGTTACATAGTATGCTCCCAATCATTTATAGTATGGTGAAGATTTTGTCGCAGTCGGTTTCAATGGCTATTATTATTAGTGATGAGGCCGCTATCCCACTTCGGATAAGTGAACATATTCGCATATTGCAACAAGATTCACAAGTGTATACGATTACTTGTGGGCAAGCTTTTGGTGGTGATTATGAAGCCGTTAATATTCAAACTGCTTTACAATTTGCAAAACAACAGCTCCAAACCGATTTCGTTGTTATCTCGTTAGGACCAGGTGTAGTTGGAACTGGTACAAAGTATGGTTTTAGTGGAATGGCATTAGCCGAGTGGGCCAATATTATTGGAGCTTTAAAAGGTACCCCTGTTTGGATTCCAAGAATTTCGTTTGCAGATAAACGGAATCGACATAAAGGGATTAGTCATCATACGCTAACACCGTTATTTGAGTTTACGTATGCAAAAAGTATTGTACCTATCCCTAACTTTCAAAATGAATGGGACACTATACTGGATGAACAAATTCAAACGAATTATGCTGACCATGTGACTTTCGAAAAACATCCAATAACAAAAGTAGAATCACTACTTAAACAAGGGGTAACATCATACCCACTTGAATTGAGTACGATGGGAAGGACAATTGAAACAGATTTTGCGTTTTTCCTCAGTGTTGCCTCTGCGGCGTATTGGCTGTTAGAGAAAAAAAGAATCGTTTAA
- a CDS encoding undecaprenyl-diphosphate phosphatase codes for MSIFEAFIFGLVQGITEFLPISSTAHIVITQLVFGYAFPGLAFEVYLHIASVLAVILYFRKDLLDVIKGFFSFFSKKTPENKVHFFFGLYILVATILTGGLGIVLKDVFSETMKTPYFIAGALAITGLSLIFIERFYKYGSRTEKDMTFLDSIIVGLGQTLAVFPGISRSGATLVTALLAGLNRDTAVRYSFLLSIPVILGSVVLAVDELGSGMFSAIGAPALIVSFITTFIFSWIGIVWLIGFLKKSKLIYFAIYCFVVAILVALFINPDTIMDI; via the coding sequence ATGTCAATTTTTGAAGCTTTTATTTTTGGTCTTGTACAAGGAATTACTGAATTTTTACCTATATCGAGCACTGCCCATATTGTTATCACACAATTAGTATTTGGTTATGCCTTTCCCGGCTTAGCGTTTGAAGTTTACTTACATATCGCCTCGGTGTTAGCGGTTATCTTATATTTTCGTAAAGACTTACTTGATGTCATCAAAGGATTTTTCTCCTTTTTCTCAAAAAAAACACCAGAAAACAAAGTTCATTTTTTCTTTGGGCTTTATATTCTCGTAGCTACCATTCTCACAGGAGGACTTGGTATTGTCTTAAAAGATGTGTTTAGCGAAACAATGAAAACTCCTTATTTTATCGCAGGAGCTCTAGCGATTACAGGTTTATCTTTAATTTTTATCGAAAGATTTTATAAATACGGTTCGAGAACTGAAAAAGATATGACATTCCTTGATTCGATTATCGTCGGACTCGGTCAAACACTCGCCGTTTTCCCTGGTATTTCACGTTCAGGAGCAACATTAGTAACTGCTCTTTTAGCTGGACTTAACCGTGATACTGCCGTTCGATATTCATTTTTATTATCCATCCCTGTTATCCTTGGCTCTGTCGTTTTAGCCGTCGATGAATTAGGTTCGGGTATGTTCTCAGCAATTGGTGCTCCAGCTCTTATCGTTTCCTTTATTACCACTTTTATTTTTTCTTGGATCGGGATTGTATGGTTAATTGGATTTTTAAAGAAAAGCAAACTTATTTATTTCGCGATCTATTGTTTCGTTGTCGCAATTTTAGTTGCTTTGTTTATCAATCCAGATACTATCATGGATATTTAA